DNA from Carassius gibelio isolate Cgi1373 ecotype wild population from Czech Republic chromosome B8, carGib1.2-hapl.c, whole genome shotgun sequence:
AAACTACCATTAAGTGAAAAattatttatgattataattGAAGAATCATACCTTTGTGGCACCCCAAGTCTCATTGCCAACCTCTTCTGCCAGCTTAGGGTCATTAGTAATCAGAAAGTTGTCAAAAATTGTGCCAGATTTCacctaaaacataaaatacaaggAAAGGTGGTTTAGAATGAATCAATAAACAGTATTAAATATCTGAAAACTGTAATTGTGTTTGAGACACAAAGCAAATTGCTACCTGCCACAAGTCCAGTCCAATCACTCCGATGCTATCGTATTTATAGATTTCATTGTCAGCGGTGTACTCTGGGTTATCAATCTCAGGGTGGACCCATTTCCCCTTGAAAGCAGGATTGTCAATCTGGCGGGGTTTCCACTCACCCTTGAAAagattcaaaattacatttttgcaaaCAAACCCAGTATTCATTgtgacaaaaataatgtttttaggcATAATCTGCATCTTTTTTCACTATTAAGGCAGGCGTGAAATGGAAATTCACCCTACCAATCTACTAAATGGatgttattgattttattgtgaataatttATCCATGTAGCCTATATGGCTTCCCCAATCATAAAGCCGCGCTTTCTTTTAAATCAACCTCAAGCTCACCGCCCCCATCCAATTAACAAGCGATGGACAGAACCAAGACCCTgccatacattttattattctataATCCGTTTTACTCAGATGCACATcgcaatatggaaaaaaatatctgTCTCTACTTCGGTTACAGAAACCATGACTGAAGAAACAATAATACCTTGTATTCTGGATTGGTGACCATGGGCGGCTCCCACTCCCCATCCATCTCATCGTCCCAGTCATCAGGCTTCTTGGCATCAGGATCAGGGATGTTCTCGGGTTTGTCCCAGTCCTACAGAAACATACAGACAAAGATGATATTAGCAAGGAATATATCATTTTATACTTCATATCGGAACGGCTGTTGTTAAGATACAGGTAATCCAAGACATGCACTAATTTATTTggtgatctgtgcatatttaccCTAAATAGTGGCTTAAAGTGAATCTGTTTTGTGACAAACAAGAGGAAGAATCTGTTTGGTTTGTGGACAAACGGCAAGGACACTGTCCTTACCTCTGGTTTCTTGTCATCAGGGTCATCGATCTTCTCCCTCTCGTCCCAGTCCTCAGGCCTTTTCGCTTCAGGATCTTTGATCTTTTTGGGAGGCAGGAAGTCCCAGTCTTCTTCCAAAGAACCAGACTCTACCTTCTTGTTATCAATCTTGACTTCATAAGTGTTGTCAGGATTGACAATTAATGTGTACAGGTGGGTGTATTCATCATCCTGGATGATAAAACACATGGTATATGAGCTTGGGGGACTGATGCCATGGAGCAGTATGGGACAAAAAACGAAATACATGAACAATAGATTACCTTGCATCTAATGTCTTTGTTGATCAAATGATTTTTGCCTTTGTAGTTGAAAATTACATGTACTTTCTTGGTACCAGGACCACAGATGTCAGGACCTGGAAGAGGCAAAACAAGTTAAATCATCTTGTGTGACCGAAAGCACTCAGTGTTTAAAATATTCATCAATAAAGTTGTTATGAAGATAATCACCAAACATGATATTATATGTGGAGTCTCCATGCATTTCTTCCTGTTTGAGGTCTGATGGGAAAAGTTTGATGTAGCCTCCACCACAATCAATGCTCTGCTCGTGCTTTACACTGAACTGGATCACGAGGGGCTGATCCTTGTTGCTGAAATCATCAAAGCGGGATGACAGTGCATAGAAATGAGCATCCTGACTGCTCTGAAGACCTGCAAGTTCACAGTGAGAAATGagtaacttatatatatatatatatatatataaaattaaacattcattatttattaaaaaatagaataattttaattaaaacagttatttcagaTTCTGCCCAACACTGTCCTCCAAATAACGTGCAACaaagataaatattaaatgttaagaaCAGTGTAGACAGAACGCGTTCTGTCATATAAACACATTCATGACACACTTTTCCATCATAAATATTCTCTTTAATGTTACTGTTCtcataaaaaaaagctttctaTATGTAATATGCTATAGTTTTAGGTTTAAACAAGAACTATTTTATGATTAAACTAgaaatttttaaatatcaaatcatttttGGTCCTTTTTTTAATTCGAAAAAAATCAAATCAACGAAGTAAATGAAATACATACAgccttaatttatattttaataacatgcatttataattttgatttcaCAATTAGTCTTCAAAGCATACTAAATTCCTCAACCTCAGCGAAGCACATAGACGAAAATGGGACTAAATTTAGTCTGTGCCAGGGTAACTGGGTCCTACAGTACACGTGGTTTTGCAATGTTTTGAAACAATAAATATCAGATGGTGTTACATGCCTGCAGCTCGGTAGAGCAGAGGGAATTACGTCACAGACATTAGCCCCTCCCCTAGAGTATTATTCAGatcataaaataatgcaaatcGGAGGAAGCCACAAATTCAAACAAACTGGTGTCAATTATCTGGTGCctgtaataaaaaacaaaaaacaaaacaacactcaCCCTTATCTTTCTCGGCATCGCCATAAAATTTGCCTGCAGAGAGGACAAACTTCCCATAGTCTGATTTATGCTTGGATTCCACCCATCGGCTCCTCCAGGTGTCTGAAATGTGCATGTGTGAcatgaatattaaattaaaagctTTATTATTAGCGTGCATATATGCATAATTATGAGAAAGATCAAATCAAATCAAGGACGTTTGCTCCACTGATCATTATTCATCCGTTCTGCCTAGAATATTTGTTATAAGATAACACTATCTAAACCAAGACTaagatttaaaatgattattattattattattactattattattaaattcatatAACCATGTTGTTTGCAAGCCATTAAAATGGCATATAGTGACTCCATCACATGCTCGAAAGTCACAGAAAGCACAGATAGTATTcaaaaagcataaaaacacaAATGCTTCAAACTTACCTCCGTCTTCAAATTGCTCTCGGAAATAAACAGATGATTCTGCAGTTACTAAAGTGATGGACACGGCCACAAACAGTAGCGATAACGCTGTCATCTTTGCAGTAAAAATGTATACTCTTTTTAAAGAGATATACAAGTAAAATATAAAGGAAACGATTTAATAAGAAATACGAGGCTTGGATATGTATATAATAA
Protein-coding regions in this window:
- the calr gene encoding calreticulin; translation: MTALSLLFVAVSITLVTAESSVYFREQFEDGDTWRSRWVESKHKSDYGKFVLSAGKFYGDAEKDKGLQSSQDAHFYALSSRFDDFSNKDQPLVIQFSVKHEQSIDCGGGYIKLFPSDLKQEEMHGDSTYNIMFGPDICGPGTKKVHVIFNYKGKNHLINKDIRCKDDEYTHLYTLIVNPDNTYEVKIDNKKVESGSLEEDWDFLPPKKIKDPEAKRPEDWDEREKIDDPDDKKPEDWDKPENIPDPDAKKPDDWDDEMDGEWEPPMVTNPEYKGEWKPRQIDNPAFKGKWVHPEIDNPEYTADNEIYKYDSIGVIGLDLWQVKSGTIFDNFLITNDPKLAEEVGNETWGATKDAEKKMKEGQEEEERKKREEEEKTRKEESKDEEEEENKEEEEEEEEEEEEEEEEEEEEEETDSKLKDEL